The genomic DNA ccatggacacctattgggtgacctatggctagtcacactctctcagccttaggagaaggcaatggcaaacctcctatgaacaaatcttagcaagaaaaaCCCAAGATAGGTTCAACTTATGGCAGTGATGTTCTTGGCCTCcaggcgttttggacttcagctcccagcatcccagaccattggccaaggtggctgaggcttctgggagctgaagtccaaaacaactgaagggccagagtttggacatcactgactcatggtcaccataaatcaaacatgacttggaggaacataacaagaaaaatactattttttatcTTTAAACCAGACTGATCAGGGGAAAGCGCGAACGCAGTCCCCCACTACCACAAATTATGNNNNNNNNNNNNNNNNNNNNNNNNNATTTGGGGAAAtcgcaggggtcagcacacccgTAGTGGCAATGGATGAGCCTCaaccctgggaaaaccaccttcgtGATCAGGGGTCGCCCGGGCAGGTTAAGTAATGGAGTGGGCGCCGccttgtcctgcagttgccctacagtttggtcttgaatttgtcctacattttgtccctggtaaaagtggacaattatggcagccctcttggcaagtttcttcagagcaggttttgcctttgccgttctgtgaggctgagagagtgtgacttgcccaaggtcactcagtgggtttacatagccaaggCAGGattccaagtccaacactcaaaccactgcaccatgctggctctttctacatgtatatgtatacatatgtatattatatgtatatataattatatatacatataatatacatttgtatacataataatatatacatatatattatataattaatgTTGTgtgttacagtcggccctccacatttgcagctttgacttttgtggatttgattatttgtggttttaattaatgttaggatgttgtttccttttaaagtgatttatatggttttctttttaaaatgtatttcattcttttaatagctatctattttaacattgtaacaATTTAACTTCTTTTTAATGcccttcctttctgtttttaattgtattgttcttttaatattgtgaagccactctgagtcccagttctaggaaaagagctggatacaaatataataatataatacagtagCCCCTCAATATTCCCTGAGGGGccactgtattatattattatacatatatgatattatattatcagtccatggatgcttgaatctgcgaATACAGAATCTGTTGATCTGAAACGCTGACTAGTTTCAGTTGCATCCCTTATTTTGTGTGTTTGGacttggagggaggggggagcctgagggggaggagagagcagagggagaacaGCCTGAGCCCCGCCCCTTCTCTCCTGGAGCACCAATCAGAGACTGACATGCAAATATCACCACCCCGGTGCATTGTGGGAGAAGGAAGGGGGCCTGGATGGGGGTCCGTGGGGGGCTTCGAGGGCCAGGCCTGGGCAGAGGGTCAGCAGCGGAGGGAGGGGATCCTTGGAGGTCGGCTCTTGGCCATCCCCGGAATGGTTCACCgtgacctgagagggagtgggaGAGAGGGACCAGGAGGCATTNNNNNNNNNNNNNNNNNNNNNNNNNGTGCTTAGGTCACCAGAAGTTTGGAAACAATGAAGCAATTCAGCAACAAAACAAAGTCATTGGGACCTATCTGGGAGAAAAGAAACGAGATGATTAATTAGTGTGTGGCATTGTACTACACAACATACCACTCTGCATTCTTTATCTTCGCGGCTATGGAGAGAGATCGTTACATGAGTCCAGTGGAAGCCCAGGAATTTGGTATCTTGGACAAGGTACTTGTCCATCCTCCGCATGATGGAGAAGACGAGCCAGAGCTGGTACAGAAGGAGCCTCCACCAGGAGCcagtccctcctcttcctcagctgaGCCCTGAGAGAGCCAAGCATCCTCTGGATCTTTGTTGTGTTCAGGATCATTCTAGCAGTGGAAAACACCCAGAAGTGACAGTGGCCCTTTCCTCTGCTCCTTAGACAGGCCTTGGAACTACCTGAGGACATCAGTATTAGCAGACCACCTCTTACGGCATAATTCTGCTGGTAGCTGGCCAGCTCTGGTTTATTAACAGCTGGTCTCTCTGCCTTCTGATTGTTATCCTGCCTGTAGCAAagtgtctcctcctcttcacTTTCCCCCAATTACAGCACTGTAGAGTCAAGGTTTTAAATTAAACTTTTCATGTTGTAGGCATTTTTTCCCTTCGCTCTCTTTTTGAAAGACTGTTGTTGGTCACAGTTCCCTGAATGGTATGTCTTCTGCTCGCTTTGCAACAGATAAATCAGCGGCTGGGCCGGCTGGAAGGTGTAGATGCTGCAAGTtgtagttaaaaagaaaaatcacctTCCAAGCTCTTTGCCACCTTGGGCATTTGTAGAATCAGGTTGCATAAATATTTATCCCTGCAAGACAGCTAGAGTCTTGTTTTTCTACCACCAGCCATAGATAATAACCCTGTTTGGCACACATTGTCCACATCCACCAACACCATACACCAAGATATAGTTTCTGCAGTTGTTCTTGTTATAATGTGATTGGCTCCTCTTATGTAGTAGATACAGGAGTATTCCTTGCTATGGAGATGGCCCAAATGAGATCTGTGGCATGAAGCTGGCGTGTAATATCTCACACATCTTATTGAagacatataaaaatatacatactaCAATGAACAAGACCGTACAAATGCATAAATAACAGACAAACATGTAACGTAATAGTAGTACTTCCTGATTTCAACTTAAAGGCCTTTAAACTAGGAAGTGAACAGAAAACATATCCAAGTGTaaccgtgttggccatatagcaaagtacatcTGCAAAACTGTTGCAGCACGTATAATGTGTGTTTTGGTCGGCCCAATGAAGGTgccacagttttgtggattttgggtgataCTGTACTAGGAAGTAAACAGGAAAGCAAAAAAATGTCCCACTCGAAAGCATGGTGGAAATCCTGTCCAAAGCTGCTAGAGTGTGAAATGGATGTTTCTTTAGAGAGAGACAAGGCATGGAGCTTCATCATTCAGATATACTGAAAAATGGGAGGTGGCGGAAGCAATGAAACAAAGATTTTTCTGTCTTTAAACCATCATGATCATGGGAAAGTGGGGATGTAATCCctcactaggactctggaaaccagggttcaaatccctgtttggccatggaaacctattgggtgacctatggcaagtcacactctctcagcctcagaggaaggcaatggcaaacctctgaacaaattgtaccAAGAGAAAAAACGCTGAGATAGgctggccttagggttgccgtaactAGGAAGTGACACaagggcacaaaacaacaacacaagagaCATTACATTAATATTAATACTTTAATATTTAATCAAAGCCCATGTCTACCGAACCCATTTAAATGAAAGTTTGCTAAAGCCTCTGAATGGGTGTCTAAAGTTTTCCTCCAGGAATCATTTTGGATACTAAGgttattcctgttgttgttgttgttgttgttgtgtgccttcaagtccttcccaaCTCATTGTGGCCCTAATAACCTCattttattgacaagatttgttcattttgccgttgccatctcctgaggctgagagagtgtgacttgtccaaggacaccAAATGCATTTTCATGGCTAAGGAAGGATGTGaatcctgggtccaaaacacactgcagaaataatccagtttgagaccgctttaacttcctgggcttagtgctagggaatgctgggatttgtagtttgttgtggcaccagagcactctgacagagaaggctccatgTTCCACTAAACTGCAGTTCcgagcattccctagcattgaaccagggctggtaaagcgttctcaaactggattatttctgcagtgtgttttggaccctggtctcctcTATTCCATGATGTTTTGCTTTTTGGGGTTTGGCTCAAAACAAAAGAACACGGATATTGTTTTGATATGAATCAAAGTATCAACTCACACGGATTTCATAGAGCACGCCTTTAAGAAGGGCATGTGGAGCATTGgttggttcccaacctttgggtctctagattttttggacttcaactcccataattcctggctGTTAGCTAGATTAGCAATACCAAATGGAGAATGAAAGATTGCCCAGTTTCTGAATATATTATCTATCTTTAAACCAGACTGATCAGGGGAAAGCGCGAACGCAGTCCCCcactaccacaaattatgcagtcgagtttcccgcatttggggaaatcgcaggggtcagcacacccggagtgcaatggatgagcctcaccctgggaaaaccaccttcgtgatcatggtgtctcccctgccaggtaagtatgAGTTGCAGCCCCAGCAATGCCTCCTGGTCCCTCTCtcccactccctctcaggtcatGGTGAACCATTCCGGGGATGGCCGAGACCCGACCCCCACGGACTCCCTCCCTCTGCTCCTGACTCCCTGCCCAGGCCTGGCCCTCGGAGCCCCCCACGGACCCCCACCCaggcccccttcctcctcccacaaTGCAACCGGCGTGGTTATATTTGCATACCAGTCTCTGATTGGTACTCCAGGAGAGAAGGGGGCGGGGCTCAGGCtgttctccctctgctctctcctccccctcaggctcccccctccctccaagtCCAAACACACAAAATGAGGGATGCAAGCAACTGAAACTAGTCAGCGTTTCAGATCAACATATTCTTTATtcgcagattcaagcatccatggactgataatataatatcatatacgtataataatataatacagtggcccctcgatattcactggggttagtatatatatatatatatatatatatatatatattatatttgtatccaGTTCTTTTCCTagagtggcttcacaatattaaaagaacaatacaattaaaaacagaaaagaggggCATTAAAAAGAAGTTAAATtgttacaatgttaaaatagatagctattaaaagaaaaatacattttaaaaagaaaaccatataaaTCACTTTAAAAGGAAACAACATCCTAACATTACAttaattaaaaccacaaataatcaaatccacaaaagtcaaagctgcaaatgtggagggccaactgtaacacaCAAcattaattatataatatatatgtatattatatatatatacatataatatacatatgtatacatatacatgtattaagagccagcatggtgcagtggtttgagtgttggacttggactctgcagaacagggttcaaatcctgccttggctatgtaaacccattgagtgaccttgggcaagtcacactctctcagccttagagaatggcaaaggcaaaacctgctctgaagaaacttgccaagaaagccccatgatatgtTCCCCACCTTAGTAAAGTCAGAAACGATgtgagagcacacaacaacaactataatatataaaatacacaaagaaaaccttgatttccccCCTTGTTTTATATATGGGGCAACATTTTACTCTaacattgtattgaatgggacttgagtgtccacagatggggagggggtcctggaaccaaacctcaggagagatatcaagggctcactgtacaaccTTATAGGTTAATATGGAATTGTTACCATCTTATACGCTGATATGCGATTGTTAtttttactgtgtgccttcaagtcatttccaacttatcgcaagcctaaggtgaatttatcatggggttttcttgataagatttgttcagaaggggtttgacattgccatactctgaggctgagagagtgtgacttgtccaaggtcacccagtgggtttacatggctgagccgggatctgaaccctggtctccagagtcatatcccAATGGTCAAACTACTATGCCAGGCTAGAATTGTTACAGCCTTATTTTCTTATCAGTCCAAACCATGGAATTTGCCTGATGGCCGTAGAGAAATTGTTATCTCTCTACCCAGCCTTTCCCCTCAAAATTAGTACTCAAGACAGCTTATAATGTAAAATAATTACAacacagctattttttttttacttgagataacatctctctaggaatttctaggtcctctggaGCAACTCTATGGTTGACATCTTCAAGaatttgaccacagagtcatgcaggaggacttacaaatgcttagagaaatgTTTtatctagtaatctctaggtctgccagtacaactctatggacAAATCCTGgcagagttgtgatggaggacctagagattcctagagattcctagagggaagacattaattgtgtattttattatattctgtattgtgttttattcttATGGGAAGCCACCTCAATCCAaccagagaggcgggatataaaataaTANNNNNNNNNNataataataataataataataataataataataataataataataataattgttattattgttattattatgtaaaaaaataaaacttttatttatatcccgcttttctgctacaggagcaatcaaagcggcttacaggaTTAAAAGACAGTCAATATACACTACAGTCTGTactatactatattattattattattattattattattattattattattattgccttcatTTCTAAAAGCCTATttgaataaaaagggtttttgcCTACCAATAGAAGAGCAGCAAGAAGAGGGAGGACctaatttgcaggacctaagcagatcaCTGGGggataaggagtcttggagagttgtcatccacagggtcgccatgagctgATATTGAttcaaaggtggttaacaacaacaacaacaacaacatgtatgaaGTAGACTCCATGGcttgtaaaaaggtaaaggtagtcctttgacatgaatgtctagtcataacaattgtaaggggtggtgctcatctctgttactgtcaaagagccagcattgttcaaACAGGACTCCAATGGCCATGAGGCCAGTGTGACTGCACcaaacattgttaccttcccatctactgtatttgtatttgaatgcttttgaactgctaggttggcagaagctgggacaagagctcaccccatcatgcaacacttggACCTCGAACTGATCCTCAGAATTGGCGTCTCAGCCACTAAGACACTGCATCCCTTCCATAGTTTGTACATGAGAGAATTCCCCAAGCACTTTGTTTACCATCTGCCTCGATGAGAAGGTTAAATACTTGTATGTTACTTCTGATCTTTTAATTGACCTAATATAGAAATCACATCAATATCAATAAAATTATTGACTAATACTTATTTCTAAAATTTTCCTCTAGGATGTTTTCTTCTGGATTATATTGGGATTGACATTTTATTTACAAGAGTTACACAAACAGAACTCATGGGTGGAAATTATCAACAGAACAGCAACACATCagagaatattattttctatCTTTAAACCAGACTGATCAGGGGAAAGCGCGAACGCAGTCCCCcactaccacaaattatgcagtcgagtttcccgcatttggggaaatcgcaggggtcagcacacccggagtgcaatggatgagcctcaccctgggaaaaccaccttcgtgatcatggtgtctcccctgccaggtaagtatgAGTTGCAGCCCCAGCCATGCCTCCTGGTCCCTCTCTCCCACTCTCTCCTAAGACACAGTGACCTCCCTTCAGGACTTGCTTCACCTGGGTTTTATGTGATAGATCAATATGCTGCCCTGCCCTGACCCACTTTTCTGGGCTGTGTTTTGGGGTGCCACAGAATTCCTGATCTGCACCCTGCTTTTTGCTCCCACAATGCTCTGGCGTGCACGTATTTGCATGCTCAACTCTGATTCCTTCCTGCCTACCTACGTAGCCTGAAGACATCCGCCCACTGATGCTGAGTAAGAGAGAAGGGAGGCTGAGCTCAGGCAATTCTCTGCCTCCCTCNNNNNNNNNNNNNNNNNNNNNNNNNNNNNNNNNNNNNNNNNNNNNNNNNNNNNNNNNNNNNNNNNNNNNNNNNNNNNNNNNNNNNNNNNNNNNNNNNNNNgtatgctatttaaatgatgcatgggtcctaagagtccggaggtcgccacactccattcctaagcgctgggGTGCAGCTTCCggtttcttaggatgcatgcatcatttaaatagcatacctccaaagagacccgaagcagctttattttggcagtctgtaacaggccatcagtAAAATaactgtatattattatatttatttttttaagcctgcattttttaaaataaaagtattttgtttttcctcctatGAATTCCGCAAACAACATGACttttgtgaaatcaaaggctttcagggccggcagccatagttttttgtgggtttttcgggctatgtggctatgttctagaagagtttcttcctaacatttcaccaagaagtttcttcctgacgtttcacagaTGCTtgggaaatgtcaggaagaaactcttctagaacatggccacatagcccgaaaaacccacaaaaaacatgactTTTGTGCAACAGCCTGCAGGGTGTTTTTTTATGTCATCCATACCATCCCCACACCACCCCGTTAACAGGATACTACCCTATAAGAAACCCATGTAGCCCTTCTTTGCTAAGTTTACCTTGACACTGTCTACATGAGGCTTTATGTAGCCAGTTTTGGCCAAATCAAGGACGTGAACCTGAGAGAGTTGTGGCACTCCTGGGGGGAAAGCTGTATCTCGGACCCTTTGCAAGATCTCATTGCTCTCCTTGCTCCAATGTGATTTTTCTGTCTCACGGTACTTATGAATAGCCTGCAGGAGGGAAAAGAGATATTCTGAATGATCTAAAAAAAGAAGAGACAGTCATCAGCAAGTGTTGCCCTAAACCAAAGGTGACttgggctgcatgcacactgcagaaataacccagttcaaCACtattatggctcaatgctatagagttcttggaattgcagttttgtaagacatttagccttctctgtcagaaaactctggtgccacaacaaattacaaacctcAGCATTACATAGGATGGTGCCACAGTAGAAAAAAGTgatgtcgaactggattattttggcagtgcagatgcagcctgttaaaaggcacacaaaaacagagatttgaacctgaAACCTTCCATTTCCTAATTCAACACTCTCTGAcattacatcccccccccccaaaaaaaaccctgtacaGTATACAGCATGTCCAGAGTGatcagacgtcctccttttcctggacacatttcaaccttctgtccaggaagaatttcaaaatgacctccattttgagcatgactaagaagcacttTGCGCAACATCACCTTTGCTTTTCAGTTCTGAGAAATTTGGCAGTCTGCTCTCACTGCAAATAGGATAATAAGATGGATCCTTCTCAAGTTCTTTTTTCCTTGGACCAGCAACAGACAAGACTGGCACCCATTGCTCAGGGTGCTTtcatttcttggaagggaaaagGATAGCAAAAAAGGCAATGGGCTGTTTGGGGACACAATGCAAATGGTGAaagcccacccccacccccaattaaTTTCAGCACAAAGGGCAAGTACAAGAAAcgatttaaatgtagattcagtcaagggtatGTTCCTAGTGAAGTACCATTTTAAGCCTTtctcttgctcagagttctactgcaagccaacaaggcattttggcaaagaaaaatatgtttgagTACATAAAAAATACAGTATCTGTAAAATAGTTGtgaataaaccatatgaaatgaatttttatttatattagttttctttgcttttattttgtaatgtcctactcTATTTTTTCTTTAACGACCTACActctgcagtgccttgtcctcctttgtattTAGGACAGCTAGTCACTTTCAGCATGTCTTTTGCTTGCAAACGGAGCACTGcctctattgttgttgtgccttcaagacattttgacttatggtgaccataaggctgtgaacctatcacagggttttgttggcaagtttcttacGAGCGGGGTTTGccactgaatcatagagttggaagagaccgcaagggccatccagtccaaccccattctgccatgcaggaaatctaaatcaaagcatcctcaacagatgtccatccagcctctgcttaaagacctccaaggaaggagactctactatactccaaggaaggagtgtgttccactgtcaaacagcccttactgtcaggaagttcctcctaatgttgaggtggaatctcttttcctggagcttgcatccattgctccattgggtcctagtctctggagcagcagaaaacaagcttgctccctcctcaatatgacatcccttcaagtatttaaacagggcgatcatatcacctcttaaccttctcttctccaggctaaacatccccagctccctaagtctctcctcagagggattcatggtttccagagtaTTACTAGGCACCACACTTCTATGGATGCAgcgggctgagagagtgtgactcgcccaagggcCACCTAGCGGGTTTgcatgggattcgaacccaggtccccAAGtgcaatgctcaagccactaggCCACGCTGCCCCCGCCGTGCATGCACCCACCCCGTCCCAATGGGCCTCTTCGTAGCGCCGGCGCCTCAGCTGCGGCTCCAGCTCCCCCACCAgccgcgcctcctcctcctcgctgagGAAGCCCGGCAGAACCGAGGAGCCTCCCGCCCGGAGCCTCCGCCACAGGGCCCCGCTCGAGGCCCGGACCTCGGCTCCCAAGCACAGCCTCCTCCGCCTCACCAACggcggaggcagcagcagcagccctcgcATGGCGGCCGCTGggcctcaaaatggaggaggccGCGGTGCATGCCGGGCCCGGGAGCAGCAGGCCCCCTCTGCTTATATGTCGCCATTATGATTAGGCCCCAAAGCAAGCCTCTCTGTTGTTGCTGTGGAACTCCAAGACACATAGCCCCGTTTCCTCTGTGAGGGAGttatggaggaggagagagacctTGCACTTCCTCCTCCAACTCAAGGCATTCCCCCCaaacttatggcagtcctatcatgggctttttcatgggcagatttgttcagaggaggtctgtgCTATggcgttcctctgaggctgagagagtgtgacttgtccaaggtcacccagtgggtttaaatggctgagtcaggattcgaaccctggtctccaaagtcatagcccaatgctccaaccactacactgtgctatTATACAACATTTGAACCCTTGTTGGCTTGAAATGCCTGACAGccgggttgccataattgtccacttttaccagggacaaaatgtaggacaaNNNNNNNNNNNNNNNNNNNNNNNNNNNNNNNNNNNNNNNNNNNNNNNNNNNNNNNNNNNNNNNNNNNNNNNNNNNNNNNNNNNNNNNNNNNNNNNNNNNNGGTCATGGGCTGGGAGGAGTTATTCCAGAAAATACCAAGAAAATACCAGGAAGACATCTGAAGTCAGAAGTGCCATAATCCATAAACACTGACATAATTTTAACAATATCCCATCCATAAACTTCATGGACTTTCCGTTAATTTGGTTAACAGCCAAAACATACCAGCCCTCTATGTTCACAGTAGATTGTTCCACCCAGCCCCCCAATGCTGTACCAGTCTCCTCACCATTTTCTGCTTCTCACCAGCAACTATGGGAAAATCCTTCCCACACGCATCAGCAAATTCTAGTTTCTAAGTCTAGGCAACCTTTTGAATTGCCCTTCACCATCCCAGATTCTGACATCCTGCTATGCTAAGAGAACCTTTCCCTTTTGACAGCTCACGGATCCGGCTTACTAGGGTAAGCATCATGAATTATTTTACCAATACAATTGCATATAGCTGTGTCAGAATCTGGGATTTTGTAAATATGTCTGGTTGGTTATTATAATGTTATCTTCTTGCAGGAAAAACCATAGAAAAAGTACAAGAGGATAAGAAAGCAACAACATATATACTGCATTTCGAATTTGTATCTGCAGGCTTCACATCAAGGAggagaatttattattattattattattattattattattattattattattaaactttatttgtgaagcgctgtagatgtacacagcgttgtacaaaaaatcaatgaaatcgaagaatatataaaaaagcctgcccatggcgtacaatctaaagataataacaaatagataaaacaacagataatgttataaaatagaattgaataaaaagaaagcaagTTAAAAAGATCAAATAAGCCACAGTATACGTAAAAAATCTCTTCTCTATGGCTCCCTACCTCCTGCACTTGAGATTCCCAATGCTGGAGGAGTAACAGCCTGTGAAAGAGGAGTTGCTGTTGATATGGGGGGGCTGCTGTACACTTGGGGACAACATCTCCTTGGTCAGCTGATCTGTGAAAAATAGACAACTAGGCTGAAGACATGATGACAATTCCCCAAAATCAATccattgctttatttatattccacctttttctcAAGCTGGGATTCAATGCGGGTAACAAAAAAGTAATAAACTATAAGAAAACACACATagataaaaacatgcaaaagataatattaaaatgataacaacaacggaattaaaataatataacattttactttaaaacaaaatttaaaaatagaacaaTACCAT from Sceloporus undulatus isolate JIND9_A2432 ecotype Alabama chromosome 2, SceUnd_v1.1, whole genome shotgun sequence includes the following:
- the ALKBH7 gene encoding alpha-ketoglutarate-dependent dioxygenase alkB homolog 7, mitochondrial, coding for MRGLLLLPPPLVRRRRLCLGAEVRASSGALWRRLRAGGSSVLPGFLSEEEEARLVGELEPQLRRRRYEEAHWDGAIHKYRETEKSHWSKESNEILQRVRDTAFPPGVPQLSQVHVLDLAKTGYIKPHVDSVKFCGCTIAGLSLLSSSVMRLVSEKNPQDWLDLLLERRSLYILRGPARYEFTHEILKDEESFFDGRKVPRERRISVICRNLPLPSDPS